One window of Pirellulales bacterium genomic DNA carries:
- a CDS encoding endo-1,4-beta-xylanase produces the protein MGLTRFLVPRREQLPAKAAERAYLAGLDDIPWRTHVTLADDGLVAERAESESGSFHILWNVAGRGEMLLATATLIERDGQYNLSVELARGTVNRLKSNVVAWEQAALEVPPPVAAATDRAMAEFVAAVAALERPAEAADRAQRAIEAALDAGDALIAAFCDEAARVRAAQSVKQTILFGGDLDSILPAPALSEAFADAFNTAVVRMPWSHVEAQEGAPRWSMVDGQIAWCQAHQMRIFAGPLLEIEQTSLPDWLYLWEGNFDTILNVASNHIRAAVNRYKGRVHLWNCAARVNNVETLSLSEEQSLRLTLRSIEIVRELDSRVPVVVSFNQPCGEYLARREQDLSPLQYADTLVRADLGIAGIGLEINLGSGPRLTLPRDVLEIGRQLERWTTLGLPLVILLTIPGTGDGFTTKIQQRWLETYLQLFSAKSAVHAVFWNQMRDEPPANSDGRGLIDEFAHPNSTLATLAAFRKRMEF, from the coding sequence ATGGGTCTGACGCGCTTCTTGGTTCCCCGCCGCGAGCAATTGCCGGCCAAGGCCGCGGAACGGGCTTATCTGGCGGGTCTCGACGACATCCCCTGGCGGACGCATGTCACATTGGCCGACGACGGGCTCGTTGCCGAGCGGGCTGAAAGCGAATCGGGCAGCTTTCATATCCTCTGGAATGTTGCCGGCCGCGGCGAAATGCTGCTGGCGACGGCCACTTTGATCGAACGCGATGGGCAGTATAACCTGTCCGTCGAGCTGGCCCGCGGCACGGTGAACCGGCTCAAGAGCAACGTCGTGGCCTGGGAGCAGGCCGCCCTGGAGGTGCCGCCGCCCGTTGCCGCCGCCACGGATCGGGCGATGGCCGAATTCGTCGCTGCGGTGGCGGCGCTCGAGCGCCCGGCCGAGGCCGCCGATCGCGCCCAGCGGGCCATCGAAGCGGCCCTCGATGCCGGCGATGCACTGATTGCGGCCTTTTGCGACGAGGCGGCGCGCGTCCGCGCCGCGCAGTCGGTCAAGCAAACGATCCTCTTCGGCGGCGACTTGGATTCAATTCTGCCCGCCCCGGCGCTCTCGGAAGCGTTTGCCGACGCGTTCAACACGGCCGTGGTGCGGATGCCCTGGAGCCACGTCGAAGCCCAGGAAGGCGCCCCGCGCTGGAGCATGGTCGATGGCCAGATCGCCTGGTGCCAGGCGCATCAAATGCGAATTTTCGCCGGACCGCTATTGGAGATCGAGCAGACCTCGCTTCCCGACTGGCTCTACCTGTGGGAAGGAAATTTCGACACGATTCTCAACGTGGCCAGCAATCATATCCGCGCCGCCGTGAATCGCTACAAGGGACGGGTGCACCTCTGGAACTGCGCCGCGCGGGTGAACAACGTCGAGACGCTTTCGCTCAGCGAAGAGCAATCGCTGCGGCTGACGCTGCGGAGCATCGAGATCGTCCGCGAGCTGGACTCGCGCGTGCCGGTGGTCGTATCGTTCAATCAACCGTGCGGAGAATACCTGGCGCGGCGCGAGCAAGACCTCTCGCCGCTGCAATACGCCGATACGCTCGTCCGCGCGGATTTAGGAATCGCCGGCATCGGCTTGGAGATCAATCTCGGCTCGGGTCCGCGCTTGACGCTGCCGCGCGACGTGCTCGAAATCGGCCGGCAGCTCGAGCGCTGGACGACCCTCGGCCTGCCGCTGGTGATCCTGCTGACGATTCCCGGCACTGGCGACGGCTTCACAACCAAGATTCAGCAGCGCTGGTTGGAAACCTATTTGCAACTCTTCTCGGCCAAGTCGGCCGTCCACGCCGTCTTCTGGAACCAGATGCGCGACGAGCCGCCCGCCAACTCAGATGGCCGCGGACTAATCGACGAATTCGCCCATCCCAATTCCACCCTCGCCACGCTGGCCGCCTTCCGCAAGCGAATGGAATTTTGA